The following are from one region of the Etheostoma spectabile isolate EspeVRDwgs_2016 chromosome 15, UIUC_Espe_1.0, whole genome shotgun sequence genome:
- the mpp3a gene encoding MAGUK p55 subfamily member 3 isoform X1, whose product MKEAMPVLTAGAGLHETLALLTSQLRPDANHKEDMVFLKDVFSERSLGYLMKIHEKLRQYERQSPTPVLHSASSLAEDVAEELQSGPMSTEEKELLHLLTSPHLKAVLSVHDTVAQKNFDPVLPPLPDDFEDELEEESVKIVRLVKNKEPLGATIRRDEATGVVMVARIMRGGAADRSGLVHVGDELREVNGVSVIHKRPDEISQLLSQSQGSITLKIIPAIKEEDRLKDSKVYMRALFDYIPLEDKATPCQEAGLPFKRGDILQVVTQDDHTWWQAKRVGDSNLRAGLIPSKQFQERRLAYRMKMGTLPNPKSPKKTVYDQGCDKEDCDCEGYFNGQYIVSPKCKAVAPSCGQVFSWEFYTAGLRRSFRLSRKDRQGSSGDGSDPGDSDFLTYEEVTRYQQRPNERPRLVVLIGSLGARINELKQRVIAENTHRYAVAVPHTTRPKKSHEKEGVEYHFVTKQQFDADALNNKFIEHGEYKENQYGTSIEAIRSVQAKNKMCVVDVQPEALKRLRTAEFKPYVIFVKPRVPESRRRRSAATSPGGGEHGRITDEDLQEMRQSAIQIDQQYGHLVDRVLIKEDSASACAELRGILERLERESFWVPISWVRT is encoded by the exons ATGAAAGAAGCCATGCCGGTCCTCACAGCAGGAGCGG GGCTACATGAAACATTGGCCCTGCTGACCTCTCAGCTGCGGCCTGATGCCAATCACAAAGAGGACATGGTCTTCCTCAAAGATGTCTTCAGTGAGAGGAGCTTGGGATACCTCATGAAG ATTCATGAGAAGCTGAGACAGTATGAGAGACAGAGTCCAACACCCGTCCTCCATAGTGCCTCTTCTCTGGCAGAGGAT GtggcagaggagctgcagaGCGGACCAATGAGCACTGAGGAGAAGGAGCTGCTGCACCTGCTGACGTCACCACATCTTAAG GCCGTTCTCTCGGTGCATGACACCGTGGCACAGAAGAACTTTGATCCTGTGCTGCCGCCACTGCCAGATGACTTTGAGGATGAGCTGGAGGAAGAGTCGGTGAAAATTGTCAGGCTGGTGAAGAATAAGGAGCCTCTG GGAGCCACCATAAGGCGGGATGAAGCCACCGGGGTGGTGATGGTGGCTCGGATCATGAGAGGAGGTGCAGCCGACCGAAGTG GTTTGGTCCATGTAGGAGATGAACTCAGGGAGGTCAACGGAGTCTCTGTGATCCACAAGAGGCCTGATGAGATCAGTCAGCTGTTg TCCCAGTCCCAGGGCTCCATCACTCTAAAGATAATCCCTGCCATTAAGGAGGAGGACCGACTGAAGGACAGCAAG GTGTACATGAGAGCCTTGTTTGACTACATCCCATTGGAAGACAAAGCGACGCCTTGCCAAGAAGCGGGACTTCCCTTTAAGCGGGGAGACATCCTGCAGGTTGTGACCCAAGATGACCACACGTGGTGGCAGGCCAAGCGTGTGGGGGACAGCAACCTGCGGGCCGGACTCATCCCTTCCAAACAGTTCCAGGAGAG GCGACTGGCCTACAGGATGAAAATGGGCACACTCCCGAATCCAAAATCCCCTAAAAAGACTGTCT ATGACCAAGGATGTGATAAAG AGGACTGTGACTGTGAGGGCTATTTCAATGGACAGTACATAG TCTCTCCTAAGTGTAAAGCAGTGGCGCCCTCCTGTGGCCAGGTGTTTTCCTGGGAATTTTATACAG CTGGTTTACGGAGGAGTTTCCGTCTGAGCCGTAAGGACAGGCAAGGATCCTCCGGAGACGGCTCTGATCCAGGAGACAGCGACTTCCTGACTTATGAAGAGGTGACCCGCTACCAGCAGAGGCCCAATGAGAGGCCCCGTCTGGTGGTTCTGATCG GATCTCTCGGCGCACGCATCAACGAACTCAAACAGCGGGTGATTGCTGAGAACACACATCGTTATGCAGTGGCAGTACCAC ataccaccaggcccaaGAAGTCTCATGAGAAGGAGGGTGTTGAGTACCACTTTGTCACCAAACAGCAATTTGATGCAGATGCTTTAAACAACAA GTTCATAGAGCATGGGGAATACAAGGAGAACCAGTATGGCACAAGTATAGAGGCTATCCGCTCTGTACAGGCCAAGAACAAGATGTGTGTAGTGGATGTGCAGCCTGAG GCCTTGAAGAGGCTGCGGACAGCAGAGTTCAAGCCGTATGTAATATTTGTCAAACCTCGTGTTCCTGAGAGCAGACGTCGCCGCAGTGCTGCCACTTCACCAGGAGGGGGAGAGCATGGCCGCATTACG GACGAAGACCTCCAAGAGATGCGTCAGTCTGCCATTCAGATCGACCAGCAGTATGGACACCTGGTGGACCGGGTCCTGATCAAGGAGGACTCAGCCAGTGCCTGTGCAGAACTGCGAGGTATCTTAGAAAGGCTGGAACGAGAGTCCTTTTGGGTGCCTATCAGCTGGGTGCGGACCTAA
- the mpp3a gene encoding MAGUK p55 subfamily member 3 isoform X2, giving the protein MKEAMPVLTAGAGLHETLALLTSQLRPDANHKEDMVFLKDVFSERSLGYLMKIHEKLRQYERQSPTPVLHSASSLAEDVAEELQSGPMSTEEKELLHLLTSPHLKAVLSVHDTVAQKNFDPVLPPLPDDFEDELEEESVKIVRLVKNKEPLGATIRRDEATGVVMVARIMRGGAADRSGLVHVGDELREVNGVSVIHKRPDEISQLLSQSQGSITLKIIPAIKEEDRLKDSKVYMRALFDYIPLEDKATPCQEAGLPFKRGDILQVVTQDDHTWWQAKRVGDSNLRAGLIPSKQFQERRLAYRMKMGTLPNPKSPKKTVYDQGCDKVSPKCKAVAPSCGQVFSWEFYTAGLRRSFRLSRKDRQGSSGDGSDPGDSDFLTYEEVTRYQQRPNERPRLVVLIGSLGARINELKQRVIAENTHRYAVAVPHTTRPKKSHEKEGVEYHFVTKQQFDADALNNKFIEHGEYKENQYGTSIEAIRSVQAKNKMCVVDVQPEALKRLRTAEFKPYVIFVKPRVPESRRRRSAATSPGGGEHGRITDEDLQEMRQSAIQIDQQYGHLVDRVLIKEDSASACAELRGILERLERESFWVPISWVRT; this is encoded by the exons ATGAAAGAAGCCATGCCGGTCCTCACAGCAGGAGCGG GGCTACATGAAACATTGGCCCTGCTGACCTCTCAGCTGCGGCCTGATGCCAATCACAAAGAGGACATGGTCTTCCTCAAAGATGTCTTCAGTGAGAGGAGCTTGGGATACCTCATGAAG ATTCATGAGAAGCTGAGACAGTATGAGAGACAGAGTCCAACACCCGTCCTCCATAGTGCCTCTTCTCTGGCAGAGGAT GtggcagaggagctgcagaGCGGACCAATGAGCACTGAGGAGAAGGAGCTGCTGCACCTGCTGACGTCACCACATCTTAAG GCCGTTCTCTCGGTGCATGACACCGTGGCACAGAAGAACTTTGATCCTGTGCTGCCGCCACTGCCAGATGACTTTGAGGATGAGCTGGAGGAAGAGTCGGTGAAAATTGTCAGGCTGGTGAAGAATAAGGAGCCTCTG GGAGCCACCATAAGGCGGGATGAAGCCACCGGGGTGGTGATGGTGGCTCGGATCATGAGAGGAGGTGCAGCCGACCGAAGTG GTTTGGTCCATGTAGGAGATGAACTCAGGGAGGTCAACGGAGTCTCTGTGATCCACAAGAGGCCTGATGAGATCAGTCAGCTGTTg TCCCAGTCCCAGGGCTCCATCACTCTAAAGATAATCCCTGCCATTAAGGAGGAGGACCGACTGAAGGACAGCAAG GTGTACATGAGAGCCTTGTTTGACTACATCCCATTGGAAGACAAAGCGACGCCTTGCCAAGAAGCGGGACTTCCCTTTAAGCGGGGAGACATCCTGCAGGTTGTGACCCAAGATGACCACACGTGGTGGCAGGCCAAGCGTGTGGGGGACAGCAACCTGCGGGCCGGACTCATCCCTTCCAAACAGTTCCAGGAGAG GCGACTGGCCTACAGGATGAAAATGGGCACACTCCCGAATCCAAAATCCCCTAAAAAGACTGTCT ATGACCAAGGATGTGATAAAG TCTCTCCTAAGTGTAAAGCAGTGGCGCCCTCCTGTGGCCAGGTGTTTTCCTGGGAATTTTATACAG CTGGTTTACGGAGGAGTTTCCGTCTGAGCCGTAAGGACAGGCAAGGATCCTCCGGAGACGGCTCTGATCCAGGAGACAGCGACTTCCTGACTTATGAAGAGGTGACCCGCTACCAGCAGAGGCCCAATGAGAGGCCCCGTCTGGTGGTTCTGATCG GATCTCTCGGCGCACGCATCAACGAACTCAAACAGCGGGTGATTGCTGAGAACACACATCGTTATGCAGTGGCAGTACCAC ataccaccaggcccaaGAAGTCTCATGAGAAGGAGGGTGTTGAGTACCACTTTGTCACCAAACAGCAATTTGATGCAGATGCTTTAAACAACAA GTTCATAGAGCATGGGGAATACAAGGAGAACCAGTATGGCACAAGTATAGAGGCTATCCGCTCTGTACAGGCCAAGAACAAGATGTGTGTAGTGGATGTGCAGCCTGAG GCCTTGAAGAGGCTGCGGACAGCAGAGTTCAAGCCGTATGTAATATTTGTCAAACCTCGTGTTCCTGAGAGCAGACGTCGCCGCAGTGCTGCCACTTCACCAGGAGGGGGAGAGCATGGCCGCATTACG GACGAAGACCTCCAAGAGATGCGTCAGTCTGCCATTCAGATCGACCAGCAGTATGGACACCTGGTGGACCGGGTCCTGATCAAGGAGGACTCAGCCAGTGCCTGTGCAGAACTGCGAGGTATCTTAGAAAGGCTGGAACGAGAGTCCTTTTGGGTGCCTATCAGCTGGGTGCGGACCTAA
- the mpp3a gene encoding MAGUK p55 subfamily member 3 isoform X3: MKEAMPVLTAGAGLHETLALLTSQLRPDANHKEDMVFLKDVFSERSLGYLMKIHEKLRQYERQSPTPVLHSASSLAEDVAEELQSGPMSTEEKELLHLLTSPHLKAVLSVHDTVAQKNFDPVLPPLPDDFEDELEEESVKIVRLVKNKEPLGATIRRDEATGVVMVARIMRGGAADRSGLVHVGDELREVNGVSVIHKRPDEISQLLSQSQGSITLKIIPAIKEEDRLKDSKVYMRALFDYIPLEDKATPCQEAGLPFKRGDILQVVTQDDHTWWQAKRVGDSNLRAGLIPSKQFQERRLAYRMKMGTLPNPKSPKKTVYDQGCDKEDCDCEGYFNGQYIAGLRRSFRLSRKDRQGSSGDGSDPGDSDFLTYEEVTRYQQRPNERPRLVVLIGSLGARINELKQRVIAENTHRYAVAVPHTTRPKKSHEKEGVEYHFVTKQQFDADALNNKFIEHGEYKENQYGTSIEAIRSVQAKNKMCVVDVQPEALKRLRTAEFKPYVIFVKPRVPESRRRRSAATSPGGGEHGRITDEDLQEMRQSAIQIDQQYGHLVDRVLIKEDSASACAELRGILERLERESFWVPISWVRT, translated from the exons ATGAAAGAAGCCATGCCGGTCCTCACAGCAGGAGCGG GGCTACATGAAACATTGGCCCTGCTGACCTCTCAGCTGCGGCCTGATGCCAATCACAAAGAGGACATGGTCTTCCTCAAAGATGTCTTCAGTGAGAGGAGCTTGGGATACCTCATGAAG ATTCATGAGAAGCTGAGACAGTATGAGAGACAGAGTCCAACACCCGTCCTCCATAGTGCCTCTTCTCTGGCAGAGGAT GtggcagaggagctgcagaGCGGACCAATGAGCACTGAGGAGAAGGAGCTGCTGCACCTGCTGACGTCACCACATCTTAAG GCCGTTCTCTCGGTGCATGACACCGTGGCACAGAAGAACTTTGATCCTGTGCTGCCGCCACTGCCAGATGACTTTGAGGATGAGCTGGAGGAAGAGTCGGTGAAAATTGTCAGGCTGGTGAAGAATAAGGAGCCTCTG GGAGCCACCATAAGGCGGGATGAAGCCACCGGGGTGGTGATGGTGGCTCGGATCATGAGAGGAGGTGCAGCCGACCGAAGTG GTTTGGTCCATGTAGGAGATGAACTCAGGGAGGTCAACGGAGTCTCTGTGATCCACAAGAGGCCTGATGAGATCAGTCAGCTGTTg TCCCAGTCCCAGGGCTCCATCACTCTAAAGATAATCCCTGCCATTAAGGAGGAGGACCGACTGAAGGACAGCAAG GTGTACATGAGAGCCTTGTTTGACTACATCCCATTGGAAGACAAAGCGACGCCTTGCCAAGAAGCGGGACTTCCCTTTAAGCGGGGAGACATCCTGCAGGTTGTGACCCAAGATGACCACACGTGGTGGCAGGCCAAGCGTGTGGGGGACAGCAACCTGCGGGCCGGACTCATCCCTTCCAAACAGTTCCAGGAGAG GCGACTGGCCTACAGGATGAAAATGGGCACACTCCCGAATCCAAAATCCCCTAAAAAGACTGTCT ATGACCAAGGATGTGATAAAG AGGACTGTGACTGTGAGGGCTATTTCAATGGACAGTACATAG CTGGTTTACGGAGGAGTTTCCGTCTGAGCCGTAAGGACAGGCAAGGATCCTCCGGAGACGGCTCTGATCCAGGAGACAGCGACTTCCTGACTTATGAAGAGGTGACCCGCTACCAGCAGAGGCCCAATGAGAGGCCCCGTCTGGTGGTTCTGATCG GATCTCTCGGCGCACGCATCAACGAACTCAAACAGCGGGTGATTGCTGAGAACACACATCGTTATGCAGTGGCAGTACCAC ataccaccaggcccaaGAAGTCTCATGAGAAGGAGGGTGTTGAGTACCACTTTGTCACCAAACAGCAATTTGATGCAGATGCTTTAAACAACAA GTTCATAGAGCATGGGGAATACAAGGAGAACCAGTATGGCACAAGTATAGAGGCTATCCGCTCTGTACAGGCCAAGAACAAGATGTGTGTAGTGGATGTGCAGCCTGAG GCCTTGAAGAGGCTGCGGACAGCAGAGTTCAAGCCGTATGTAATATTTGTCAAACCTCGTGTTCCTGAGAGCAGACGTCGCCGCAGTGCTGCCACTTCACCAGGAGGGGGAGAGCATGGCCGCATTACG GACGAAGACCTCCAAGAGATGCGTCAGTCTGCCATTCAGATCGACCAGCAGTATGGACACCTGGTGGACCGGGTCCTGATCAAGGAGGACTCAGCCAGTGCCTGTGCAGAACTGCGAGGTATCTTAGAAAGGCTGGAACGAGAGTCCTTTTGGGTGCCTATCAGCTGGGTGCGGACCTAA
- the mpp3a gene encoding MAGUK p55 subfamily member 3 isoform X4 yields MKEAMPVLTAGAGLHETLALLTSQLRPDANHKEDMVFLKDVFSERSLGYLMKIHEKLRQYERQSPTPVLHSASSLAEDVAEELQSGPMSTEEKELLHLLTSPHLKAVLSVHDTVAQKNFDPVLPPLPDDFEDELEEESVKIVRLVKNKEPLGATIRRDEATGVVMVARIMRGGAADRSGLVHVGDELREVNGVSVIHKRPDEISQLLSQSQGSITLKIIPAIKEEDRLKDSKVYMRALFDYIPLEDKATPCQEAGLPFKRGDILQVVTQDDHTWWQAKRVGDSNLRAGLIPSKQFQERRLAYRMKMGTLPNPKSPKKTVYDQGCDKAGLRRSFRLSRKDRQGSSGDGSDPGDSDFLTYEEVTRYQQRPNERPRLVVLIGSLGARINELKQRVIAENTHRYAVAVPHTTRPKKSHEKEGVEYHFVTKQQFDADALNNKFIEHGEYKENQYGTSIEAIRSVQAKNKMCVVDVQPEALKRLRTAEFKPYVIFVKPRVPESRRRRSAATSPGGGEHGRITDEDLQEMRQSAIQIDQQYGHLVDRVLIKEDSASACAELRGILERLERESFWVPISWVRT; encoded by the exons ATGAAAGAAGCCATGCCGGTCCTCACAGCAGGAGCGG GGCTACATGAAACATTGGCCCTGCTGACCTCTCAGCTGCGGCCTGATGCCAATCACAAAGAGGACATGGTCTTCCTCAAAGATGTCTTCAGTGAGAGGAGCTTGGGATACCTCATGAAG ATTCATGAGAAGCTGAGACAGTATGAGAGACAGAGTCCAACACCCGTCCTCCATAGTGCCTCTTCTCTGGCAGAGGAT GtggcagaggagctgcagaGCGGACCAATGAGCACTGAGGAGAAGGAGCTGCTGCACCTGCTGACGTCACCACATCTTAAG GCCGTTCTCTCGGTGCATGACACCGTGGCACAGAAGAACTTTGATCCTGTGCTGCCGCCACTGCCAGATGACTTTGAGGATGAGCTGGAGGAAGAGTCGGTGAAAATTGTCAGGCTGGTGAAGAATAAGGAGCCTCTG GGAGCCACCATAAGGCGGGATGAAGCCACCGGGGTGGTGATGGTGGCTCGGATCATGAGAGGAGGTGCAGCCGACCGAAGTG GTTTGGTCCATGTAGGAGATGAACTCAGGGAGGTCAACGGAGTCTCTGTGATCCACAAGAGGCCTGATGAGATCAGTCAGCTGTTg TCCCAGTCCCAGGGCTCCATCACTCTAAAGATAATCCCTGCCATTAAGGAGGAGGACCGACTGAAGGACAGCAAG GTGTACATGAGAGCCTTGTTTGACTACATCCCATTGGAAGACAAAGCGACGCCTTGCCAAGAAGCGGGACTTCCCTTTAAGCGGGGAGACATCCTGCAGGTTGTGACCCAAGATGACCACACGTGGTGGCAGGCCAAGCGTGTGGGGGACAGCAACCTGCGGGCCGGACTCATCCCTTCCAAACAGTTCCAGGAGAG GCGACTGGCCTACAGGATGAAAATGGGCACACTCCCGAATCCAAAATCCCCTAAAAAGACTGTCT ATGACCAAGGATGTGATAAAG CTGGTTTACGGAGGAGTTTCCGTCTGAGCCGTAAGGACAGGCAAGGATCCTCCGGAGACGGCTCTGATCCAGGAGACAGCGACTTCCTGACTTATGAAGAGGTGACCCGCTACCAGCAGAGGCCCAATGAGAGGCCCCGTCTGGTGGTTCTGATCG GATCTCTCGGCGCACGCATCAACGAACTCAAACAGCGGGTGATTGCTGAGAACACACATCGTTATGCAGTGGCAGTACCAC ataccaccaggcccaaGAAGTCTCATGAGAAGGAGGGTGTTGAGTACCACTTTGTCACCAAACAGCAATTTGATGCAGATGCTTTAAACAACAA GTTCATAGAGCATGGGGAATACAAGGAGAACCAGTATGGCACAAGTATAGAGGCTATCCGCTCTGTACAGGCCAAGAACAAGATGTGTGTAGTGGATGTGCAGCCTGAG GCCTTGAAGAGGCTGCGGACAGCAGAGTTCAAGCCGTATGTAATATTTGTCAAACCTCGTGTTCCTGAGAGCAGACGTCGCCGCAGTGCTGCCACTTCACCAGGAGGGGGAGAGCATGGCCGCATTACG GACGAAGACCTCCAAGAGATGCGTCAGTCTGCCATTCAGATCGACCAGCAGTATGGACACCTGGTGGACCGGGTCCTGATCAAGGAGGACTCAGCCAGTGCCTGTGCAGAACTGCGAGGTATCTTAGAAAGGCTGGAACGAGAGTCCTTTTGGGTGCCTATCAGCTGGGTGCGGACCTAA